The genomic region GGAATTAAAGCTCACCCAGATGATGTAATTATTACAACCGGCTCACAACAAGCACTTGATCTAATATCTCGAATATTTATTGATCCAGGTGATGTGGTTTTAGTTGAGGCTCCTTCCTATGTTGGCGCCCTTGGCACATTTAAACAATATGAAGCCCAGGTTGTACATGTGGGTATGGATGAAGATGGCTTAATCCCGCAAGCACTAAGAGATGCAATTAAAACTACCAAAGCAACCGGTAGAAAGATTAAGTTTTTATATCTAATTCCAAATTATCAAAACCCAGCTGGGGTGTTACTGCCAGCAGATCGACGAAGTGAGATCCTTGAGATCTGCCGAAGCGAAGAGATATTTATTGTTGAAGATAATCCATATGGCTTACTTGGATTTGATAAACCATCTCCAAATGCCATGAGGGCTAGTGATTCAGAAAATGTTATTTACCTAGGAACTTTTTCAAAAACAATTGCGCCAGGCCTGCGGGTTGGTTGGGCATTAGTTCCCCAATCTTTAAAAGATAAGATGGTAATTGCATCTGAATCCTCGATTCTTTGTCCATCAAATTTCACTCAACTTGTGATCTCAAGTTACTTAGCTAATCAACCTTGGCGTGATCAAATAGCAAGTTTTGCTAAGTTATATAAAGAACGCAGGGATGCTGCCCTTTCTGCTTTAGATAAGTACTTTCCAAAAAATATCACCTGGACTAAACCAGCAGGTGGTTTTTATATCTGGATTACTTTGCCCCCTGAAATTGATACCAACGCCCTAGTTCCAAAAGCAATTGCAGCCAAGGTGGCATATGTGCCAGGAACTGCTTTTTATGCAGATGGTTTTGGTTCTTGGTCACTACGTATCTCCTACTGCTACCCAACAGCTGAGCGAATTACTGAAGGTATTAAATCTTTAGCAGGAGTTATTAAAACTGAGATGGATAGCCGGCAAATAAATTAGTTTTTAATTACCTTACTTATCCGCTCTAAATCCTCAATAGTTGCAAACTCAATTACTATCTTTCCTTTTTTCTTACCCAACTCAACACTGACCCTGGTATCTAAGTGATCTGCTAAATCATCTGAGATTTGTTTAAGTTTAGGCGCAAGAATTTTTCCACTTCGAACTGAGCCGGCCTTCACCTTAGCCCCACCACTTGCCACAATCTCCTCAACAGCTCTAACAGTTAAGCCTTCAGCAACAATTCGATTAGCAAGGTTTTCAATTTCTTTTTCATCTGTAAGTGATAACAGCGCCCTGGCATGTCCTGCTGAAATAACAGCTGCTGCAACTCTTCGTTGCACTGATACGGGTAAATTAAGTAAGCGCATTGTGTTTGTAATTACGGGACGAGACTTACTTAGTTTTACCGCTAACTCATCATGGGTGTAGTTAAAGTCATTTAATAATTGTTGATATGCAGCTGCCTCTTCCAGTGGGTTAAGTTGGCTTCGGTGAATATTTTCAACTATCGCCTCCCGTAGTAATTGATCATCACTTGTTTGTCTAATAATTACTGGAATAGTTTTTAATCCTGCAAGCTTTGCTGCCCGAAAGCGGCGCTCACCCATTATTAATTGATACTTACCATTTCCAAGTGATCTAACTACTGGTGGTTGAAGTAGTCCTACTTCTTTAATTGATAATGCTAATTCGGTTAATTGATCTTCATCAAAATTAGTTCTTGGTTGTTTTGGATTAGCGCTAATGTTATTTAGTTCTATCTCATCCCTATTTGCAGTAATTACGCCACTACTTGTTTTAATTTCAGTTGAAATAACTGATTGCGGGATTAATGCATCTAGTCCTCTACCTAAACCACCTTTACGGGTGCTCATTTAATTAAGCACTCTCATTTTTTATATTAATTGGCGCACCACCTCTGTTTGCAATCTCTCGTGCAACTGACATGTATGCGATAGCACCTGGTGAGGCTGCGTCATATGTCATTACGGTTTGCCCATATGAAGGCGCCTCTGAAACTCTCACCGCTCTAGGAATAGGGATATTAATTAACTCATTAGGAAAGTGTTTTTTAACATTATCTGCTACATCATTTGCAAGTCTGGTTCTGCTATCAAACATAGTTAATACAATTGTTGTTAAAGATATCTTTGGATTTAATCGTTTCTGCACTTCACCTAATGTTTCAAGTAATAGTGATACTCCTTCTAGTGAGTAGTACTCACACTGAATTGGCACTAATACTTCATCAGCTGCTGCTAATGCATTAATTGTTAGTAGGCCAAGGGAAGGTGGGCAATCAATAAATACATAATCAAAGCGTTGTCCGGCATTTTGTTTAGCAGTTAAAAACGTTTGTAGAGCCGCTTGTAATCTAAACTCTCTAGCAACTGCTGGGACTAGTTGAATTTCAGCTCCTGCTAAATCAGAGTTTGCTGCGATCGCTTCAAGATATGGGAAGTTTGTAACCTTAACTGCAGCATTTGCCATTGGTAGATCGTTAATTAAAACATCATAAATTCCGGCCGTGTTTACCCGATCAATTCCAAATGCAGTTGAGGCATTTCCTTGTGGATCTAAATCAATTAATAAAACCTTAAGGCCGCCCATTGAAAGAGCTGCGGCTAGATTTACTGCGGTTGTAGTTTTTCCAACCCCGCCTTTTTGGTTGGCCACGGTGAAGATGCGGGTTTTAAGTGGAGCGATCATTGGCTCCTTAAGACGCCTAACCCCAATTACCGGCTTTGGCCCAAGTGCTCCTTGGTTATTTGTTTCGTGTGAAACATCATCTGCCCTCATGGGCGGAAGTTAAGCACCTTTCCTTACCTCAACCACCCTAGCCACAGGCAGATTAGGTAGTGATATCTCATGTACTTTGGCAGTTGACCCCTTTTTAAGGCTTGTTCCAGCAAGTTCGTCCTCGGCAGAGGCTCCTTTGATCGCGAGCAAGGCCCCACCTCTTGGAATCATGTGCCAGCTGATTTTAATTAACTCTTCAAGGGGGGCAACTGCCCGAGCGGTTACTACTTCAAACTGTTTTTTAACGGTTTGCGCCCTTCCCCTAATTACCTCTATCGGAAGGTTAAGTTCAATTACTACCTCATTTAAAAAATCTACCCGCCTTTGAAGGGGCTCAACTAGGGTCATTTTTAGATCGGGCCTGGCCAGGGCAATTACGATTCCAGGAAGACCGGCTCCTGAGCCAATATCTACTACCCGCACCCCTTGCGGGATAAGGGTTGTTACGGGAAGGCAGTTAGCAATATGGCGATCCCAGATTCGATCCCCTTCTTTGGGGCCGATTAGACCTCGCTCAATCCCTTTTGTTACCAAAATTTGGGCGAAGGCTTGAATCTGATCCTCACCGCCTTTAAAAAAGGCGAGTAGATCAGCGGTTGGTTTCACGTGAAACCTTAGGCAGGAAGTACTACCACGCAGCGATCTGGGTCTTCACCCTCAGATTCACTAGTTAGGCCAATCTCCTGGATGGTGTCGTGGACGACCTTTCTTTCAAAGGCGTTCATTGGGCGAAGCTTTATCGCCTCTCCAGTTGATTTAACCTCTTCAGCGGTCTGTTTAGCTAGCTCAGCTAATTCAGCCTTTTTATCACTTCTAAAGTTGTCGATATCTAGCATCAGTCTGCTTCGCTCACCTAGTGAGGTCTGCACCGCAAGACGGGTTAGCTCTTGCAGGGAATCTAGGACCTCTCCTCGGCCACCAACTAGGTGGCTTAGTTTGCCGCCGGCAATTGCTAGGGCTGCTCGATCATTTTCCACATCAATATCAATATCACCATCAAGATCTGCGATATCAAGTAATCCCTCTAGGTAGTCAGCTGCAATATCTCCCTCTTCTTCAAGTTGGGCGATCAAGCTCTTTTTTTCGACAACCTTCTCAACAACCTTTTCTTCTACTACTTCACTCTTTTTAGCCATTTTTCCTCCAATATGTGATTTAGACTAGTTTGATAGTTTTTGTACTGATTTAGTTATTTACGCTTCTTTTTCTTCTTTTTTGGTTGTTTTCTTTGCCCAGTTTGCTCGTTTGGATTTTCAACAATTGTGTCACCGCTAGGGCCCTCATTTTTATCTTCAATTAAACCCTTATCTGCTTTTTTCTTTTGTAACTCTTCATAGGCAGGTGAACCTGGTGTTGGGTTTCGCTTAATTACATAGAACTGTTGTCCCCAAGTCCAAA from Candidatus Nanopelagicus abundans harbors:
- the rsmG gene encoding 16S rRNA (guanine(527)-N(7))-methyltransferase RsmG — encoded protein: MKPTADLLAFFKGGEDQIQAFAQILVTKGIERGLIGPKEGDRIWDRHIANCLPVTTLIPQGVRVVDIGSGAGLPGIVIALARPDLKMTLVEPLQRRVDFLNEVVIELNLPIEVIRGRAQTVKKQFEVVTARAVAPLEELIKISWHMIPRGGALLAIKGASAEDELAGTSLKKGSTAKVHEISLPNLPVARVVEVRKGA
- a CDS encoding ParA family protein, which encodes MRADDVSHETNNQGALGPKPVIGVRRLKEPMIAPLKTRIFTVANQKGGVGKTTTAVNLAAALSMGGLKVLLIDLDPQGNASTAFGIDRVNTAGIYDVLINDLPMANAAVKVTNFPYLEAIAANSDLAGAEIQLVPAVAREFRLQAALQTFLTAKQNAGQRFDYVFIDCPPSLGLLTINALAAADEVLVPIQCEYYSLEGVSLLLETLGEVQKRLNPKISLTTIVLTMFDSRTRLANDVADNVKKHFPNELINIPIPRAVRVSEAPSYGQTVMTYDAASPGAIAYMSVAREIANRGGAPINIKNESA
- a CDS encoding ParB/RepB/Spo0J family partition protein — protein: MSTRKGGLGRGLDALIPQSVISTEIKTSSGVITANRDEIELNNISANPKQPRTNFDEDQLTELALSIKEVGLLQPPVVRSLGNGKYQLIMGERRFRAAKLAGLKTIPVIIRQTSDDQLLREAIVENIHRSQLNPLEEAAAYQQLLNDFNYTHDELAVKLSKSRPVITNTMRLLNLPVSVQRRVAAAVISAGHARALLSLTDEKEIENLANRIVAEGLTVRAVEEIVASGGAKVKAGSVRSGKILAPKLKQISDDLADHLDTRVSVELGKKKGKIVIEFATIEDLERISKVIKN
- a CDS encoding protein jag → MAKKSEVVEEKVVEKVVEKKSLIAQLEEEGDIAADYLEGLLDIADLDGDIDIDVENDRAALAIAGGKLSHLVGGRGEVLDSLQELTRLAVQTSLGERSRLMLDIDNFRSDKKAELAELAKQTAEEVKSTGEAIKLRPMNAFERKVVHDTIQEIGLTSESEGEDPDRCVVVLPA
- a CDS encoding PLP-dependent aminotransferase family protein encodes the protein MKSGRDLRVVPPVDATRVQIGEPENLPERFAHRAQGMKASEIRALFAVASRPEIVSLAGGMPNLSALPMEMMASVTQKLILENGAEALQYGSGQGHPKLREQICDVMALEGIKAHPDDVIITTGSQQALDLISRIFIDPGDVVLVEAPSYVGALGTFKQYEAQVVHVGMDEDGLIPQALRDAIKTTKATGRKIKFLYLIPNYQNPAGVLLPADRRSEILEICRSEEIFIVEDNPYGLLGFDKPSPNAMRASDSENVIYLGTFSKTIAPGLRVGWALVPQSLKDKMVIASESSILCPSNFTQLVISSYLANQPWRDQIASFAKLYKERRDAALSALDKYFPKNITWTKPAGGFYIWITLPPEIDTNALVPKAIAAKVAYVPGTAFYADGFGSWSLRISYCYPTAERITEGIKSLAGVIKTEMDSRQIN